A single window of Aspergillus puulaauensis MK2 DNA, chromosome 5, nearly complete sequence DNA harbors:
- a CDS encoding uncharacterized protein (COG:S;~EggNog:ENOG410PTXR): MDATRIFYRGSTLNNEAPGPDQSMVSAKGHIGSRDELWPPLTKEELWKNDMSAWKAVPSLPCGDIQQTAPGLTKMVIEYIQDIERRLNTFRDTTSAFEIDLRLPDRLSNDIPPPSYDEAISDLPPDYSVAAPLAQRRAWAYETGVEESRDSKTRSSHRIIDFESPSGIREHKGKKKKGGPAKPAAPPPANDPPPPPPEENSDKPDDGGGDAGGSGDGNGDDGNNGDDDGWGDPWGTAASSKKKKQQKKEEEERLAKEEEDRKAQEEADAAKNTGLSWADDAAGDNDDSWAGVGVGKKKKKGKVEPAGDLQDVSLNDGAPQLDLNLDSQKSAGFNFGGWGSGGGGGGGNKWGLDSLSGATGGKDTNPWGGGLKSDPLNTSMGFGFGGGFDPTPATNGDPKAADDGWGNMLSGSKKDKKKTEEPVPEEPPKAPEPPATDDWLGGFGTKKNKKQRKEEERKKKEEEEEKKRQEEEERKKQEEEEAEAERKRQEEEERLRQEEEERLAKEEEERKAKEEEERKAKEEAEKNDGWGWGFSATDKKNKKKKGKAVPEPAPEPPREPTPPPAEPEPEPEPDPDPEPEPADWKPDFPDDPLYDDWFNLSSKERKKRERNLAKKGLPLPGRDFPLEPPSKADPAPEPEPVQETPADPEPVPNEDNQLVEIAQEQPEEDPVEDGGWAGIWGSSKDKKKSKKNRISEEPPPPAPTPPSLGLEREFTRESENNQDSIWDDHDSKPAKSAKKAETPKAAKGFWASLGAATMGTTKTKTLKKKTEEKPKELDPVEETTPAAEPDLLIDIGDEKEDVPPEAPEAPVAPEAPEPDAPAAVSAKTGVATSKSKPSTKLSVAERISALEKAKKERQKEKDAVEKLKLKDKDTARSASDPPPQEDLVDVEPSKEERSHDSVPGSFPDAFDDDIEETPPAEPGPEPEPEPESKKEEPLLSKKEKKKREKEKEKEKEREKEKERERRRKEKAKLLESESAKKKKAKEPEPEPEPEPAAEPEPEPEPEPEPELTKTEKKKKKSKKVEPEPEPAPEPEPEPVSKADKKKKKGKEVEPEPAPEPDAAPAEEGEKGPGVEEEPEPAPKPEKMAKKSKKGSKKAIPPQEPLTADDMMASGALDADAENPPSPETTPEKPAKKERSRAERSAAPASWGFFGATPPRKPRTAEARLSKKEPSPAVSRSKSTKQTRARESENEGERSSASDRRRDARASRGMGFSNFILGTPPQPSRTKSVRKSAAHDSKRSSRHQSVDIDEAGFPTPPDDGPVPDKAAKLMGVKESSSRKDRHRERRKSRAPDPYAIEDEDLVVVDREDVEQPSKEGSRHSGSRHSGRPSARRSRSNPEEPREDEEKGPDVFSGPDDIAFVEAPPSRERERRVKRSNTMPKKQESTGLMGLLGSLRRNAKPEAPAPAPERRKSRSRRDDDTRYATETERDETRRRRDDRKRRSMRPDIDGEEGAPEPAVVGAFPDAEAEDVEARKAARRAKRASRQAPQAAADELRETELREAEERRARRREEKARQREERAREREKHEKQLREEEEHRREEKRARRTAREERIRREEQETREAEARLAAERRERRRQREAELHENPGYEQRQRPHRSRVDDRGARDFYLDSHDPERTRFTQRSRDDEKSSRRKSKAPPDTTRPTPMPFGARKDKTSSWVDSQADEPPEPPPIVPTVLDMPPGPEDEIPGHTMSSDEEARRELRRQSRRRSKYPGLDDQEIGDLRARKREDRRAERENGKTSSSGDYERDRGMKYNRYGAEPPKRPGWLKKLTTFG, encoded by the exons ATGGATGCTACGCGCATATTCTATCGCGGGTCTACGCTAAACAACGAGGCTCCGGGCCCGGACCAGAGTATGGTATCGGCAAAGGGTCATATCGGAAGTCGCGACGAGTTGTGGCCGCCGCTTACAAAGGAGGAGCTCTGGAAAAATGACATGAGTGCTTGGAAGGCTGTGCCTTCTTTGCCATGTGGAGATATTCAACAAACGGCACCGGGTTTAACTAAGATGGTTATAGAG TATATACAGGATATAGAGCGCCGTCTGAACACATTCCGTGACACGACATCAGCTTTTGAAATCGACCTTCGTCTTCCCGACCGCTTGAGCAACGACATCCCTCCACCTTCATATGACGAGGCAATTAGCGATCTCCCTCCCGATTACTCTGTGGCTGCACCGCTAGCTCAAAGGAGAGCATGGGCTTATGAGACGGGCGTAGAGGAAAGTAGGGATTCCAAGACACGGTCTTCGCATCGGATTATTGATTTTGAGAGCCCCTCCGGCATTCGGGAACATAAAGgtaagaagaaaaagggaggTCCTGCGAAGCCCGCCGCGCCGCCGCCCGCGAACgatccacctccaccaccaccggaAGAGAACAGCGATAAGCCGGATGATGGAGGCGGCGATGCAGGTGGGTCTGGAGACGggaatggcgatgatggcaataatggcgacgatgatggctggGGAGACCCCTGGGGCACAGCAGCAAGttcaaagaagaaaaagcaacagaagaaagaggaggaagaacggcttgccaaagaagaggaggatcgaaaagcccaagaagaGGCCGACGCAGCCAAAAACACAGGACTGAGCTGGGCGGATGACGCTGCTGGGGACAACGACGACTCGTGGGCTGGCGTCGGGgtcgggaagaagaagaaaaagggcaAA GTGGAACCGGCGGGCGATCTCCAAGATGTGAGTCTCAATGATGGAGCCCCGCAGCTTGACCTGAATCTTGATTCTCAAAAATCCGCCGGATTCAATTTCGGCGGATGGGGgagtggtggcggcggcggcggtggtaaTAAATGGGGACTCGATTCTCTTTCAGGCGCAACTGGGGGGAAAGATACCAACCCATGGGGAGGTGGCCTCAAATCTGATCCTTTGAACACTTCTATGGGatttggctttggaggagGCTTTGATCCCACTCCAGCTACGAATGGTGACCCTAaggccgccgatgatggctgGGGAAATATGTTGTCGGGTAgcaagaaggacaagaagaaaacCGAGGAGCCTGTCCCTGAGGAGCCACCTAAGGCCCCGGAGCCGCCTGCAACTGATGATTGGCTAGGCGGTTTTGGTACaaagaagaataagaagcagaggaaagaagaggaaagaaagaagaaggaggaggaggaagaaaagaaacgtcaagaggaggaggagaggaagaagcaggaagaagaggaagctgaggcggagagaaagagacaagaagaagaggaacggCTTCgacaggaagaggaggaacgcCTGgcgaaagaagaggaagagcgaaaagcaaaggaggaagaagaacggaaGGCTaaagaggaagcagaaaagaacgacggttggggctggggcttcAGTGCCACCGACAagaagaataagaagaagaaagggaaggctGTCCCGGAACCTGCCCCGGAACCACCTCGAGAGCCTACGCCTCCTCCAGccgaaccagagccagagccagagccagatccagatccagagccagagccagcagaCTGGAAACCCGATTTCCCAGATGACCCGCTCTACGATGACTGGTTTAACCTATCATctaaagagagaaagaagcgcGAGAGAAACTTGGCCAAGAAGGGACTGCCTCTTCCTGGACGAGATTTCCCTCTAGAGCCTCCATCAAAAGCAGACCCGGCCCCAGAACCTGAACCGGTCCAAGAAACGCCTGCCGATCCAGAGCCGGTTCCAAACGAGGACAACCAACTAGTCGAGATAGCCCAGGAACAacctgaagaagatccagtCGAGGACGGTGGGTGGGCAGGAATCTGGGGCTCTtcaaaggacaagaaaaagtCCAAGAAGAACAGGATCTCAGAAGAGCCTCCGCCCCCTGCCCCCACGCCTCCATCTCTAGGTCTCGAGCGGGAGTTTACCAGGGAATCCGAGAACAATCAAGATTCCATCTGGGATGATCATGATAGCAAGCCTGCAAAGTCAGCCAAGAAAGCAGAGACCCCAAAGGCCGCCAAAGGGTTCTGGGCCAGTCTGGGAGCAGCGACGATGGGCACAACCAAAACAAAGACCCTCAAGAAAAAGACCGAGGAGAAGCCTAAGGAACTCGACCCCGTGGAAGAAACAACCCCAGCTGCCGAACCTGATCTTCTCATTGATATTGGtgacgagaaggaggatgtccCGCCTGAGGCGCCTGAAGCGCCAGTCGCGCCAGAAGCACCTGAGCCAGACGCGCCAGCCGCGGTGTCAGCTAAGACGGGTGTTGCcacctccaagtccaaaCCATCAACAAAACTCTCTGTTGCGGAGCGCATCAGCGCTCtcgaaaaagcaaagaaagagaggcagaaagagaaagatgcCGTGGAAAAATTAAAGCTAAAAGATAAGGACACCGCCCGGTCTGCATCAGACCCACCCCCACAGGAAGACCTAGTAGACGTCGAGCCCAGCAAGGAAGAGCGCTCGCACGACTCGGTGCCAGGCAGCTTCCCTGACGCTTTTGACGACGATATTGAGGAGACTCCACCAGCAGAGCCTGGACCCGAACCAGAACCCGAGCCCGAATCTAAAAAGGAGGAGCCTCTGCTAtcaaagaaggaaaagaaaaagagggagaaggagaaggaaaaagaaaaggaaagggagaaggaaaaagagagggaaaggagaaggaaggagAAAGCGAAGCTTTTAGAATCTGAGtctgcaaagaaaaagaaggcaaagGAGCCCGAGCCGGAACCCGAGCCTGAACCAGCGGCTGAGCCCGAACcggaaccagaaccagaaccagaaccagaactgACAAAGaccgaaaagaagaagaagaaatcgaagaaggTTGAGCCCGAGCCGGAACCGGCCCCTGAACCGGAGCCCGAACCCGTATCAAAGgccgacaagaagaagaaaaagggcaaggaagttGAACCCGAGCCAGCGCCGGAGCCTGATGCTGCACCAgccgaagagggagagaaaggcccaggcgttgaagaagagccagaaCCTGCTCCAAAGCCTGAAAAGATGGCCAAAAAGAGCAAGAAAGGTTCGAAAAAGGCTATACCGCCACAAGAACCTCTTACTGCTGACGATATGATGGCGTCCGGTGCGCTAGACGCAGATGCCGAAAACCCGCCTTCACCGGAGACAACGCCAGAAAAGCCCGCCAAAAAGGAACGTTCGCGCGCTGAGCGCTCAGCTGCGCCTGCGTCTTGGGGATTTTTCGGCGCCACACCTCCAAGGAAACCGCGCACCGCTGAGGCTAGGCTTAGCAAGAAGGAGCCTTCACCGGCAGTTTCGCGGTCCAAATCGACGAAGCAGACAAGGGCGAGAGAATCAGAGAACGAAGGCGAGAGATCCTCGGCATCTGACAGACGCCGAGATGCCAGGGCTAGCCGTGGCATGGGGTTCTCTAACTTTATTCTCGGCACGCCTCCGCAGCCTTCCCGAACTAAGTCGGTTAGAAAATCTGCCGCACATGACTCTAAGCGGTCATCACGACACCAATCAGTCGATATTGACGAGGCTGGATTTCCCACTCCTCCGGATGACGGCCCTGTTCCGGACAAAGCAGCGAAATTGATGGGCGTTAAGGAATCGTCATCTAGAAAAGACAGACACAGGGAACGGAGGAAATCTC GTGCGCCCGATCCATATGCtattgaggacgaagatctGGTCGTGGTGGACCGAGAGGACGTTGAGCAACCTTCCAAGGAGGGTTCAAGACATTCAGGTTCTAGACACTCGGGCCGACCTTCGGCGAGACGG TCGAGATCAAACCCCGAAGAGcctcgagaagatgaggagaagggcCCCGATGTATTCTCTGGTCCAGACGACATCGCCTTTGTCGAAGCCCCACCATCAAGAGAACGGGAACGACGCGTAAAGCGGTCAAATACCATGCCTAAAAAGCAAGAGTCCACCGGTCTTATGGGTTTGCTTGGGTCTTTACGGAGAAATGCAAAGCCTGAGgccccagcaccagccccagagcGTCGCAAATCTCGTTCTCGTCGTGATGACGACACACGATACGCGACGGAGACTGAGCGCGATGAGACTCGACGTCGCCGTGATGATCGGAAAAGACGCTCTATGCGTCCGGACatagatggcgaggaaggtgCTCCTGAGCCTGCTGTCGTCGGTGCTTTCCCTGATGCAGAGGCTGAAGATGTGGAGGCTCGGAAGGCAGCACGGAGAGCTAAACGTGCATCGCGACAAGCCCcgcaggctgctgctgatgagcTACGGGAGACCGAGCTCCGGGAAGCTGAGGAGCGACGGGCACGTCGGAGAGAGGAAAAGGCCCGCCAACGAGAGGAAAGGGCCCGTGAGCGCGAAAAGCATGAGAAACAacttcgagaagaagaggagcatcgtcgcgaggagaagcgcgcCCGTAGAACAGCTCGTGAAGAGCGTATCCGCAGGGAAGAGCAGGAAACTCGGGAAGCGGAGGCTCGCTTGGCCGCTGAAAGGCGAGAGCGCAGGCGGCAGAGAGAAGCAGAATTGCACGAAAACCCTGGTTATGAACAACGACAGAGACCGCACCGTTCGCGGGTAGACGACAGAGGCGCGAGAGACTTCTATCTCGATAGCCATGATCCTGAAAGAACTCGCTTCACTCAACGGTCCAGAGATGATGAAAAATCGAGCCGCCGGAAATCCAAAGCGCCTCCAGATACGACGAGACCTACACCCATGCCATTTGGAGCACGCAAGGATAAAACATCGTCGTGGGTAGATTCGCAGGCCGATGAGCCCCCGGAGCCACCACCAATCGTGCCGACCGTGCTGGATATGCCCCCGGGACCTGAAGATGAAATTCCTGGCCACACAATGTCatcagatgaagaagcccgTCGCGAGCTTCGCCGTCAGTCGCGCCGTCGGAGCAAGTATCCCGGATTGGACGACCAGGAGATTGGGGATCTCCGTGCGAGAAAGCGTGAAGACCGAAGAGCAGAGCGCGAAAATGGCAAGACCAGCTCTAGTGGAGACTATGAGCGAGACCGTGGGATGAAGTACAATCGATATGGAGCTGAGCCACCGAAAAGACCCGGttggctgaagaagctcacaACATTTGGTtaa
- a CDS encoding uncharacterized protein (COG:B;~EggNog:ENOG410PQQB;~InterPro:IPR009071,IPR036910;~PFAM:PF00505,PF09011) codes for MPINLVRRGGNILRKLPVQGAFARPIRVVTPQNQVRRISFVARQSRPTSITHSVPQSSFIVGNLVRGYADKGRPKGSTAGKPKKKKQPKKAAKRPGRKKGPMTEEQKEKKKAAAFRKHLRELKENSLKLPKGLPVSSWVVAVTTKSAQVDNEGLTRPEAFKKAIELARSISAEENQRYVDIATANRAANKAAYEAWVQSHTPLQILEANKARRRLGRIKDSKKVTLIKDDRLVKKPLSPFIIFYQEQRDTSRSDVANLTQAAAHEWKNLSESAKEKYREVAKADRQRYEREYLEVYGKPAPEQSQQAEDEE; via the exons ATGCCTATCAACCTCGTCCGCCGTGGCGGAAATATCCTGCGGAAGCTCCCAGTGCAGGGCGCTTTTGCGCGCCCTATCCGGGTAGTCACGCCGCAGAACCAGGTTCGCCGTATCTCGTTCGTTGCGCGTCAATCCCGACCGACCTCGATCACCCACAGCGTTCCCCAATCAAGCTTCATAGTTGGAAACCTTGTCCGAGGCTATGCCGATAAAGGCCGTCCGAAGGGGTCGACCGCCGGcaagccgaagaagaagaagcagcccaAGAAGGCAGCAAAGAGACCTGGCAGGAAGAAGGGGCCGATGACCGAagaacagaaggagaagaagaaagccgcGGCGTTCAGAAAACATCTACGGGAACTGAAGGAAAATTCTTTGAAGCTGCCAAAGGGTCTTCCGGTGTCTTCTTGGGTGGTAGCAGTTACCACCAAGTCGGCGCAGGTGGATAACGAGGGCCTAACAAGGCCCGAGGCCTTCAAGAAGGCAATTGAACTTGCGCGATCAATCAGTGCTGAGGAGAATCAG CGCTACGTCGATATCGCCACTGCTAACAGGGCCGCTAACAAAGCTGCCTATGAAGCATGGGTTCAGTCTCACACACCTCTTCAAATCTTGGAAGCCAATAAGGCTCGGCGTCGGTTGGGGAGAATTAAGGACTCCAAGAAAGTTACTTTGATCAAAGATGATCGGCTGGTCAAAAAGCCACTTTCGccttttattatattttaccAGGAGCAGCGCGATACGAGCAGAAGCGATGTCGCAAACTTGACCCAAGCAGCGGCACATGAATGGAAGAACTTGTCAGAATCAGCGAAGGAG AAATACAGAGAGGTAGCGAAAGCCGATAGGCAACGCTACGAGCGCGAGTACCTTGAGGTATATGGCAAGCCAGCTCCAGAGCAGTCTCAACAggccgaggatgaggagtaG